ATTACTTTAATGTACTTAGTACACGATGCCAAAAGCGTGCGGGTACGCCATCGCTGACTCATGCTTTGCTATATCCTTTTGTATAGGCGAGTATAACTAGGTATTGAGCCGAGATACGAGTAAAAAGCAGCAAGATAGTCTGAAAAGCCTTGCTGTATCCCATATTCCGCACTTCGCTTTGTAGCACGCTAGTATTACAATTTGGGGGCTAATGGTAGTTGAATAGCGATCGCTAAAAGTCTAGTAAGTATCAGTGTTAATACTTAATCAAAACAATGATTTTTTGTAGGATTTATTGAAGTATTAAGGTATGACATCTTGAAGTGCGGGATGTGGGTTAAAACTGTACGGTTGAAGCAAATAAACAAAAAGCACAGCGAAACTTGAGTGGAAAACAAGCCCTAAGCTGCTGGCTGATGGACAGTAAGTTTATGCAACTCCAGCAAACTTCAGCAAGCTAACAATACCAAATTTCTCCTCTGCATTAACTGGCAGTGTCGGATGCCAAGTCGGATCTGCTCTTAAGAAAGATAGGCGGTCTCCTTCTAACAGACCAATGAATACTTCTGCTACGATCCGACCACCTACAGGGCCTAAAGTTCTGCCCTCGGTTCGTAGTTCTGCTTCTTTGAGAATATAGAACCATAGAGGTGTTTTCTGCTCCATTTGAACTCCCAAATCTTTTAAATCTTTAAGGTCATCGTTAGTGAGAGGTTCAATGCACATTGCTTTGGCAAGCGCTTGTCCTGATGGTAAACTGAAAGTCAAATGTCGCAATAAATTTCTCTGCGCCAAAGAAGAAGGGTTGTCAGACAAGCCAGCTATAGCACTGAAAGGCAGTTGGAACAGTGCGCTTGATATCTTGGAATCAATTTTTTTGCTGATGTTGTCAGGTTCTGGGCTGCCATCTATCTGAAAGAATCTGTGCCATTCCACAAACCTTCGTAGAGCGCGCTTGCCACCAGCTAAATTGTCAGGGTCAGGGCCTGGGTTAGCCGGATCTGTACCGAACATGGCGGGTGAACGAAAAAAGGTGTGGGAGAGTAGTTAGCGGATTGTTTACGCTAACATAGCTGAGATGCCATAAAACCAAACTTCCTATGAACAACCTCCAATCAATTCTGTCTCACATCAATGACACGCTCCAGGAATTACCAGATTGTCAACACTTAGAAGGATTTGTGAGCGAATTTTACAGTATTTGGCTAAAATTAGGAAACTTTGTGCAACAAAGCCTGTTACAGTCCTTAATTGAACAGAAAGAAGCCGAATACGACCATCCTAGAACTAAACGCGAAAAAAGATATTACACTCCATTAGGTGAAATGGTTCTTGTACGTAGAGCTTATGTTACAAGAGATGGTATTAAAGTCAAAGTTGATGAAGAGTTAGGGCTACCAAAAGATAAATGGCTACCATTAGAGCGGTATTTAACTAATAATCAAAGTCGGATTGATTATCGCTCTTATTTAAAAGCTGGTTTAATGATTGGTTCCGGAGTTGTTGAAAGCTCCAATCGGCG
This Nostoc flagelliforme CCNUN1 DNA region includes the following protein-coding sequences:
- a CDS encoding peroxidase family protein — protein: MFGTDPANPGPDPDNLAGGKRALRRFVEWHRFFQIDGSPEPDNISKKIDSKISSALFQLPFSAIAGLSDNPSSLAQRNLLRHLTFSLPSGQALAKAMCIEPLTNDDLKDLKDLGVQMEQKTPLWFYILKEAELRTEGRTLGPVGGRIVAEVFIGLLEGDRLSFLRADPTWHPTLPVNAEEKFGIVSLLKFAGVA